A window of Juglans regia cultivar Chandler chromosome 7, Walnut 2.0, whole genome shotgun sequence contains these coding sequences:
- the LOC109000917 gene encoding uncharacterized protein LOC109000917 isoform X1, translating to MEGGRKISVSPRPCSGRRVLAKKRARGGCVDGLVNSVKKLQRREISSKRDRAFGMSDAQERFRNIRLQEEYDTHDPKGHCSMVLPFLRKRSKIIEIVAARDIVFALAQSGVCAAFSRETNQRICFLNVSPDEVIRSLFYNKNNDSLITVSVYASDNFSSLKCRSTRIEYIRRGKQDAGFALFESESLKWPGFVEFDDVNGKVLTYSAQDSIYKVFDLKNYTMLYSISDKHVQEIKISPGIMLLIFTKSSSHVPLKILSIEDGTVLKSFNHLLHRNKKVDFIEQFNEKLLVKQENENLQILDVRNFELTEVSRTEFMTPSAFIFLYENQLFLTFRNRTVAVWNFRGELVTSFEDHLLWHPDCNTNNIYITSDQDLIISYCKADSDDPLSEGNAGSINISNILTGKCLAKVRASNSFPVENECSCSDHYCGSSCALKNQTHASRIRSTVAEALEDITALFYDEERNEIYTGNRNGLVHVWSN from the exons atggaAGGCGGAAGGAAGATATCAGTGAGTCCTCGGCCTTGCAGTGGAAGGCGAGTACTGGCAAAGAAGCGAGCGCGCGGTGGCTGCGTGGATGGGTTGGTCAACAGCGTTAAGAAGCTTCAGAGACGGGAAATCAGTTCGAAGCGCGACCGTGCTTTCGGTATGAGCGATGCCCAGGAACGTTTCCGTAACATACGTTTACAG GAGGAATATGATACCCATGATCCAAAAGGTCATTGTTCCATGGTGCTGCCTTTCCTGAGAAAGAGGTCAAAGATAATTGAGATTGTAGCGGCTCGTGACATTGTGTTTGCTCTTGCACAATCTGGTGTTTGTGCAGCATTTAGCCGAG AGACTAATCAGAGGATATGCTTTCTGAATGTCAGTCCTGATGAAGTTATACGAAGcttgttttataataaaaacaatgacTCGCTCATCACAGTTTCTGTGTATGCTTCAGACAACTTTAGTTCTTTGAAATGCAGAAGCACAAGGATTGA ATACATAAGGAGGGGTAAACAAGATGCTGGCTTTGCACTTTTTGAGTCTGAGTCACTGAAATGGCCTGGTTTTGTAGAGTTTGACGATGTCAATGGGAAGGTACTCACTTATTCTGCGCAGGATAG TATTTACAAAGTGTTTGACCTGAAAAACTATACAATGTTGTACTCCATATCGGATAAACATGTTCAAGAAATTAAGATCAG TCCAGGGATCATGTTGTTGATTTTTACCAAATCAAGTAGCCATGTTCCCCTCAAGATTCTTTCAATTGAGGATGGAACTGTTCTAAAATCTTTCAACCATCTCCTTCACCGGAATAAAAAGGTGGATTTCATTGAACAGTTTAATGAAAAGCTACTAGTCAAGCAAGAAAATGAGAATTTACAGATTCTTGAT GTCCGCAATTTTGAGCTGACTGAAGTTAGCAGAACTGAATTTATGACACCATCAGCATTTATATTTCTGTATGAGAACCAGTTGTTCTTGACGTTTAGAAACCGAACTGTGGCTGTCTGGAACTTCCGTGGGGAGCTTGTGACTTCATTTGAGGATCACCTTCTGTGGCATCCTGACTGCAACactaataacatatatatcacGAGTGATCAGGATCTTATTATCTCTTACTGCAAAGCTGATTCTGACGATCCACTGTCTGAAggaaatg CTGGATCAATCAATATCAGTAATATTCTAACCGGGAAATGTCTTGCTAAAGTTAGAGCAAGCAACAGCTTTCCCGTGGAAAATGAATGCAGTTGCAGTGATCATTATTGTGGTAGCAGTTGCGCTTTGAAGAATCAGACTCATGCCTCCAGAATCAGGAGCACGGTTGCTGAAGCCTTGGAAGATATTACTGCTCTCTTTTACGATGAAGAGCGGAATGAGATCTATACCGGCAATAGGAATGGTTTAGTTCACGTATGGTCCAACTGA
- the LOC109000917 gene encoding uncharacterized protein LOC109000917 isoform X2, whose translation MEGGRKISVSPRPCSGRRVLAKKRARGGCVDGLVNSVKKLQRREISSKRDRAFGMSDAQERFRNIRLQEEYDTHDPKGHCSMVLPFLRKRSKIIEIVAARDIVFALAQSGVCAAFSRETNQRICFLNVSPDEVIRSLFYNKNNDSLITVSVYASDNFSSLKCRSTRIEYIRRGKQDAGFALFESESLKWPGFVEFDDVNGKVLTYSAQDSPGIMLLIFTKSSSHVPLKILSIEDGTVLKSFNHLLHRNKKVDFIEQFNEKLLVKQENENLQILDVRNFELTEVSRTEFMTPSAFIFLYENQLFLTFRNRTVAVWNFRGELVTSFEDHLLWHPDCNTNNIYITSDQDLIISYCKADSDDPLSEGNAGSINISNILTGKCLAKVRASNSFPVENECSCSDHYCGSSCALKNQTHASRIRSTVAEALEDITALFYDEERNEIYTGNRNGLVHVWSN comes from the exons atggaAGGCGGAAGGAAGATATCAGTGAGTCCTCGGCCTTGCAGTGGAAGGCGAGTACTGGCAAAGAAGCGAGCGCGCGGTGGCTGCGTGGATGGGTTGGTCAACAGCGTTAAGAAGCTTCAGAGACGGGAAATCAGTTCGAAGCGCGACCGTGCTTTCGGTATGAGCGATGCCCAGGAACGTTTCCGTAACATACGTTTACAG GAGGAATATGATACCCATGATCCAAAAGGTCATTGTTCCATGGTGCTGCCTTTCCTGAGAAAGAGGTCAAAGATAATTGAGATTGTAGCGGCTCGTGACATTGTGTTTGCTCTTGCACAATCTGGTGTTTGTGCAGCATTTAGCCGAG AGACTAATCAGAGGATATGCTTTCTGAATGTCAGTCCTGATGAAGTTATACGAAGcttgttttataataaaaacaatgacTCGCTCATCACAGTTTCTGTGTATGCTTCAGACAACTTTAGTTCTTTGAAATGCAGAAGCACAAGGATTGA ATACATAAGGAGGGGTAAACAAGATGCTGGCTTTGCACTTTTTGAGTCTGAGTCACTGAAATGGCCTGGTTTTGTAGAGTTTGACGATGTCAATGGGAAGGTACTCACTTATTCTGCGCAGGATAG TCCAGGGATCATGTTGTTGATTTTTACCAAATCAAGTAGCCATGTTCCCCTCAAGATTCTTTCAATTGAGGATGGAACTGTTCTAAAATCTTTCAACCATCTCCTTCACCGGAATAAAAAGGTGGATTTCATTGAACAGTTTAATGAAAAGCTACTAGTCAAGCAAGAAAATGAGAATTTACAGATTCTTGAT GTCCGCAATTTTGAGCTGACTGAAGTTAGCAGAACTGAATTTATGACACCATCAGCATTTATATTTCTGTATGAGAACCAGTTGTTCTTGACGTTTAGAAACCGAACTGTGGCTGTCTGGAACTTCCGTGGGGAGCTTGTGACTTCATTTGAGGATCACCTTCTGTGGCATCCTGACTGCAACactaataacatatatatcacGAGTGATCAGGATCTTATTATCTCTTACTGCAAAGCTGATTCTGACGATCCACTGTCTGAAggaaatg CTGGATCAATCAATATCAGTAATATTCTAACCGGGAAATGTCTTGCTAAAGTTAGAGCAAGCAACAGCTTTCCCGTGGAAAATGAATGCAGTTGCAGTGATCATTATTGTGGTAGCAGTTGCGCTTTGAAGAATCAGACTCATGCCTCCAGAATCAGGAGCACGGTTGCTGAAGCCTTGGAAGATATTACTGCTCTCTTTTACGATGAAGAGCGGAATGAGATCTATACCGGCAATAGGAATGGTTTAGTTCACGTATGGTCCAACTGA